Proteins co-encoded in one Setaria viridis chromosome 9, Setaria_viridis_v4.0, whole genome shotgun sequence genomic window:
- the LOC117839925 gene encoding uncharacterized protein produces the protein MAWEEEAVEEEEYGEEMAASESEAEDVVVGQMPTVMVPKHIKKRSLKNKALSVTLDKKALRDFVTGFHKRKKKRRKEAQKVLQEKERKKRIEGRKRRKQEKEIALYGRVLSSADAELENEDIGDGGEEMENDESLSEIKTYEDDATRIIVTTSEITCEDDDIGPRTVGPVSAGYTNKNPSSVAKKNSSLGVKKKPQKRTFRNKSKAKKGDKKRGAVKGKRKGKGRK, from the exons ATggcgtgggaggaggaggccgtggaaGAGGAGGAATACGGGGAGGAGATGGCAGCGTCGGagtcggaggcggaggacgtCGTGGTGGGACAGATGCCGACGGTGATGGTGCCGAAGCACATCAAGAAGCGTTCCCTCAAGAACAAGGCACTCTCCGTCACCCTTGACAAGAAAGCCCTCAG GGATTTCGTGACTGGGTTccacaagaggaagaagaagaggagaaaggaaGCGCAGAAGGTCTTGCAGgaaaaggagaggaagaagagaatcgAAGGACGCAAGAGG AGAAAACAAGAGAAAGAGATTGCTCTATATGGTAGAGTACTGTCATCGGCTGATGCTGAATTAGAAAATGAAGATATTGGCGATGGTGGTGAGGAGATGGAAAATGATGAATCTTTGTCTG AAATAAAAACATATGAAGATGATGCGACTAGAATTATAGTGACCACTAGTGAAATTACTTGTGAAGATGATGACATTGGACCCAGAACTGTTGGCCCTGTGTCAGCAGGCTACACCAACAAGAATCCCAGCTCGGTGGCCAAGAAGAACTCCAGCTTAGGCGTGAAGAAGAAGCCACAGAAGAGAACGTTCAGGAACAAGAGCAAGGCAAAAAAGGGTGACAAGAAGCGGGGCGCAGTAAAGGGTAAAAGGAAGGGCAAAGGGCGGAAGTAG